From the Selenihalanaerobacter shriftii genome, one window contains:
- a CDS encoding SdpI family protein: MKMFNWKRDIYSLVILLIGILAVIWSYPELPAKLPIHWNLHGEVDNYMNKPLGAFIGLIIGSAIYIGFYVLASIDPLKENYQRFNKIYKLIRDIMITFFVVINSIPVLVALGYIKNVNKAIFILISLLMIIFGNYTPTFKRNWSLGIKTPWTLASEEVWNRTHRFGGKLFMIAGVISLIGILLTSNAYYLSISVVIAAIGSVVYSYWSYKKIA, from the coding sequence ATGAAGATGTTTAATTGGAAAAGGGATATCTACTCTTTAGTTATTTTACTAATAGGAATATTAGCTGTTATTTGGAGTTATCCAGAGCTACCTGCTAAGTTACCTATTCATTGGAACTTACATGGGGAAGTAGATAATTATATGAATAAACCTTTAGGTGCATTCATAGGTTTAATAATTGGTTCAGCAATTTATATTGGTTTTTATGTACTGGCTTCAATTGACCCTTTAAAAGAAAATTATCAACGATTTAATAAAATTTATAAGTTAATCAGAGATATTATGATTACATTCTTTGTAGTTATTAATTCAATACCAGTTTTAGTAGCATTAGGCTATATTAAGAACGTAAATAAGGCTATATTTATCCTAATATCACTATTAATGATTATTTTTGGTAACTACACACCTACCTTTAAACGTAACTGGTCATTAGGAATCAAGACTCCTTGGACATTAGCAAGTGAAGAGGTATGGAATCGAACCCATCGTTTTGGAGGAAAGCTTTTTATGATTGCAGGTGTAATTAGTCTAATTGGAATCTTGTTGACTAGTAATGCATACTATCTTAGTATTTCTGTAGTTATAGCAGCTATTGGGAGTGTAGTCTATTCTTATTGGTCTTACAAGAAGATAGCATAG
- a CDS encoding sensor histidine kinase produces MGLTKFIDNHIDEEVVNIDDSFLDILNNLHEVITYKTLDHRILWANKTTLEEFNLSMNQIKGEYCYELFHNRNRPCRNCSAIYSANTGEISEKPSKTPDGRSFLIKSYPVKNDQNKVIGVIEIALNTTQQHILQEKLKYNELKNDFFANLSHEFKTPLNLIFSGLQMLDFKAENNGHANIYSKYTQTIKQNSYRLLRLINNLVDITKVDSNAYELNMQNYDIVSLIKNITSSVKEYAQNQLKHLYFNSEIEKKVIACDPFNIERVILNLISNAIKFTDEGDEIIVNIYDKMDKILISVKDTGIGIKEIKQKIIFERFGQADKTLTRNSEGSGIGLSLVNAIVKMHDGEIKLKSEYEKGSEFIIELPVRLLSTEKVKQEKKKIRHNIIDKIDVEFSDIYF; encoded by the coding sequence ATGGGATTAACAAAGTTTATCGATAATCATATTGATGAAGAAGTAGTAAATATTGATGATAGTTTTCTTGACATTCTAAATAATTTACATGAAGTTATAACATATAAAACTTTAGACCATAGAATTCTTTGGGCAAATAAAACTACACTAGAAGAATTCAACTTATCTATGAATCAAATCAAAGGAGAATATTGTTATGAATTATTTCATAACCGTAACCGTCCATGTAGGAATTGTTCAGCAATATACTCTGCAAACACTGGTGAAATTTCTGAAAAACCCTCTAAAACCCCAGATGGACGATCATTTTTAATCAAATCATATCCTGTTAAAAATGATCAAAATAAAGTAATAGGAGTAATTGAAATAGCCTTAAATACTACTCAACAACATATATTACAAGAAAAATTAAAGTATAATGAATTAAAAAATGATTTCTTTGCTAATTTATCTCATGAGTTTAAAACTCCATTAAATTTAATATTTTCTGGATTACAGATGTTGGACTTCAAAGCAGAAAATAATGGACATGCAAACATTTATTCAAAATATACACAGACTATTAAACAAAATAGTTATCGTCTTCTAAGATTAATTAATAACTTAGTTGACATTACTAAAGTTGATTCAAATGCATATGAATTAAATATGCAAAATTATGATATAGTGTCACTTATTAAAAATATTACTTCCTCAGTTAAAGAGTATGCTCAAAATCAATTAAAACATCTATATTTTAATTCTGAGATTGAAAAAAAAGTAATAGCTTGTGACCCCTTTAACATTGAAAGAGTGATTTTAAATCTAATTTCTAATGCAATTAAGTTTACAGATGAAGGTGATGAAATAATAGTAAATATATATGATAAAATGGATAAGATTTTAATTTCAGTAAAAGACACAGGAATAGGCATTAAAGAAATTAAACAAAAAATAATATTTGAACGTTTTGGACAAGCAGATAAGACTTTAACAAGAAATAGTGAAGGGTCAGGCATTGGTTTATCCTTAGTTAATGCAATTGTAAAAATGCATGATGGTGAAATCAAACTTAAAAGTGAATATGAAAAAGGTAGTGAATTTATTATAGAACTCCCTGTTAGATTGTTATCAACAGAAAAAGTTAAACAAGAAAAAAAGAAAATTAGACATAATATTATAGATAAAATTGATGTGGAATTTTCAGATATATATTTTTAA
- a CDS encoding helix-turn-helix domain-containing protein, producing the protein MLLKHRLKQLRTEKKLTQKELGDHLELTPATISFYEIGRRTPDYETLINISNYFDVSLDYLLGKTHIRNSQTAKYLKDLPSKIVNELSSEPENLNKLMQTIYVAKKNNIQIKGLVKVIESVINAIP; encoded by the coding sequence ATGTTACTCAAACACCGATTAAAACAACTACGAACAGAAAAGAAATTAACACAAAAAGAATTAGGAGATCACTTAGAGTTAACTCCTGCAACAATTTCTTTTTATGAAATTGGGAGAAGAACCCCGGATTATGAAACTTTAATTAATATTAGTAATTATTTTGATGTAAGTTTAGATTATCTACTAGGCAAAACACATATTCGTAATTCCCAAACGGCAAAATACTTAAAAGATTTACCTTCAAAAATAGTTAATGAACTAAGTAGCGAACCTGAAAACTTGAATAAATTAATGCAGACAATTTATGTAGCCAAAAAAAACAATATTCAAATTAAAGGTTTAGTTAAAGTTATAGAGTCAGTAATTAATGCAATTCCTTAA
- a CDS encoding HD-GYP domain-containing protein, with protein sequence MVDTLAKAFIETIKLKDLYTFNHSKNVCKYSLRIGEELNLEKVTLDNLRYASLLHDIGKVSIPETILHKSTSLTEKEYIEIKKHSMIGANLLKKMNLNDEIVKGVRHHHEFINGQGYPNGLKKEGIPLIARIISIADAFDAMTSTRPYRGPLSTKKTLKELNECRGIQFDSEIVDVFINLIKKGDLLATG encoded by the coding sequence GTGGTTGATACATTAGCTAAAGCCTTTATAGAAACTATTAAATTGAAAGATTTATATACTTTTAATCATAGCAAAAATGTTTGTAAATATTCATTAAGGATAGGCGAAGAATTAAATTTAGAAAAAGTTACTTTAGATAATTTAAGATATGCATCTTTATTGCATGATATAGGTAAAGTATCAATACCAGAAACTATATTACACAAATCTACTTCCTTAACTGAAAAAGAATATATAGAAATAAAAAAACATTCAATGATTGGAGCTAATCTATTAAAAAAAATGAATTTAAATGATGAAATAGTAAAAGGGGTTCGACATCATCATGAATTTATTAATGGACAAGGGTATCCTAATGGTTTAAAAAAAGAAGGAATTCCATTGATTGCAAGGATTATTTCTATAGCAGATGCATTTGATGCTATGACTTCAACAAGACCTTATAGAGGTCCTCTTTCTACAAAAAAAACACTTAAAGAATTAAATGAATGTAGAGGAATTCAATTTGATTCAGAAATTGTTGATGTATTCATTAATTTAATAAAGAAGGGTGATTTATTAGCTACAGGCTAA
- a CDS encoding DUF2512 family protein — MSQTITALIIKFIMTLVIAGIVFSLMNGNNFGWILIVSIAGTILNYLMGDLFVLPNLGNIVASLGDGLMAALTAYIIDLTTLNFATSLSSLAIFGILIAIGEYFFHQYLIQNEKVAP, encoded by the coding sequence ATGAGTCAAACAATAACTGCTCTAATAATTAAGTTTATTATGACTTTGGTTATTGCAGGTATAGTTTTCTCTTTGATGAATGGCAATAATTTCGGATGGATATTGATTGTTTCTATTGCTGGAACTATTCTGAATTATTTAATGGGTGACCTTTTTGTTCTACCAAATTTAGGCAATATTGTTGCCTCTTTAGGTGATGGTTTAATGGCGGCATTAACAGCCTATATCATTGATTTAACTACTTTAAATTTTGCTACAAGTCTTTCTTCATTAGCTATTTTTGGAATTCTTATAGCAATTGGCGAATACTTTTTTCATCAGTATTTAATTCAAAATGAAAAAGTTGCTCCATAA
- a CDS encoding nucleotidyltransferase domain-containing protein → MISETELRSLTNKISQIIDIKKIILFGSYATGNSDEESDVDLCIITDEEKRKLDIMREIRKNLSTITDYPLDLLVYKEDEFYQKANLKNSFEHQIMEEGSDLYE, encoded by the coding sequence ATGATTTCTGAAACGGAATTGAGGTCATTAACTAATAAGATATCACAGATAATAGATATCAAGAAGATAATCTTATTTGGTTCGTATGCCACTGGTAATTCAGATGAAGAAAGTGATGTTGATTTATGTATTATAACTGATGAAGAGAAAAGAAAGTTAGATATTATGCGGGAAATAAGAAAAAATTTATCGACGATAACAGATTATCCACTTGATTTATTAGTATATAAAGAGGATGAATTTTATCAAAAAGCTAATTTAAAAAATAGCTTTGAACATCAGATTATGGAAGAAGGATCTGATTTATATGAATAG
- a CDS encoding helix-turn-helix domain-containing protein, producing MFTEDVVKALNIDEETVSTWVNYGIIKAYSGLKVDGTRRYLFKREEIEELANNFTDYYLITKEVVEYLSVSKHYIYQLIFITLESLM from the coding sequence ATGTTTACCGAAGATGTAGTAAAAGCTTTAAATATAGATGAAGAGACAGTCTCAACCTGGGTTAATTATGGAATAATTAAAGCTTATTCAGGCTTGAAAGTAGATGGAACCAGAAGATACCTGTTTAAAAGAGAAGAGATAGAGGAGTTAGCTAACAACTTCACAGATTATTATTTGATTACTAAAGAAGTAGTAGAGTACCTATCAGTAAGTAAGCATTATATTTATCAACTAATATTTATCACTTTAGAGAGTTTGATGTGA
- a CDS encoding MerR family transcriptional regulator codes for MKRVKNKFENNIVTASDAAKIIGVARGTIIKWKNKGKLNAVNRPSIDGFGKYLYSKGDV; via the coding sequence GTGAAGAGAGTTAAGAATAAATTTGAGAATAATATCGTGACAGCATCAGACGCAGCTAAGATAATAGGAGTAGCAAGAGGAACAATCATTAAGTGGAAGAATAAAGGTAAGTTGAATGCTGTAAATAGACCTAGTATAGATGGATTTGGCAAGTATTTATATAGCAAAGGTGATGTATAG
- a CDS encoding cyclase family protein — MKVTDLTHVIYSDMPVFPGTEQPVFKKANTLKNDGFQENKITMYSHTGTHIDAPAHMLSNGLYLDDLDVEHFIGKATILDFSNEKISLIDLNTLKPYEEKIRNVEFIIIKTGWSDYWGDEKYYKDFPSLSEKAAEWLLEFDLKGIGIDAISIDDINSTTFEVHKILLSKEIIIIENLTNLDSISKEYFTLSIMPLKNKKADGSPVRAISIENI; from the coding sequence ATGAAAGTTACTGATCTAACACATGTTATTTATTCAGATATGCCAGTTTTCCCAGGGACTGAACAACCAGTTTTTAAAAAAGCAAATACATTGAAGAATGATGGTTTCCAAGAAAATAAAATCACTATGTACTCACATACAGGTACACATATAGATGCACCTGCCCATATGTTGAGTAATGGACTCTATTTAGACGATTTAGATGTAGAGCATTTTATTGGGAAGGCTACTATTCTTGACTTTTCAAATGAAAAGATATCACTAATAGATCTTAATACATTAAAACCTTATGAAGAAAAAATAAGAAATGTAGAATTCATTATAATAAAGACAGGTTGGAGTGATTATTGGGGTGATGAAAAATACTATAAAGATTTTCCTTCTTTGAGTGAGAAAGCAGCCGAATGGTTGTTAGAATTTGATTTAAAAGGTATTGGCATTGATGCTATTTCAATTGATGATATAAACTCAACTACATTTGAAGTTCATAAAATATTATTGTCAAAAGAGATTATAATTATTGAAAATCTCACAAATTTAGATTCTATTAGTAAGGAATATTTTACTTTAAGTATTATGCCATTGAAAAATAAAAAAGCTGATGGTTCACCAGTAAGAGCTATTTCTATAGAAAACATATAG
- a CDS encoding autorepressor SdpR family transcription factor: MTLNFDQTFKALADNNRRRILILLKEKDLTAGEIAEEFNISKPSISHHLKILKNADLIDARREGQNIYYSLKMTVFQEILNGFMGLFKEEDDNNEDV, encoded by the coding sequence ATGACATTAAATTTTGATCAAACTTTTAAAGCTTTAGCAGATAATAATCGTCGTAGGATCTTAATTCTACTTAAGGAAAAAGATTTAACAGCTGGGGAGATAGCCGAAGAGTTTAACATTAGTAAACCTTCAATTTCGCATCATCTTAAAATATTGAAGAATGCTGATTTAATTGATGCCAGAAGAGAAGGGCAGAATATTTATTATTCTTTGAAGATGACTGTTTTTCAAGAGATTCTTAATGGTTTTATGGGATTATTTAAAGAGGAGGATGATAATAATGAAGATGTTTAA
- a CDS encoding HEPN domain-containing protein, with protein sequence MNSNDMMQEWFTIAEKDLKSAQFLKGMHPTPLEIICYHCQQSVEKYLKGYMALQNEKIVRTHDLLVLNKKCRKYNSDFSEIEDECLRLTDYGVNVRYPFHFELTLEDVELAIKDAITIKEFILDKVE encoded by the coding sequence ATGAATAGTAATGACATGATGCAAGAATGGTTTACAATAGCAGAGAAAGATTTAAAATCTGCTCAATTTTTAAAAGGTATGCATCCAACTCCATTAGAAATAATTTGTTATCATTGTCAGCAAAGTGTAGAAAAATATTTAAAAGGCTATATGGCTCTTCAAAATGAAAAAATAGTTAGAACTCATGATTTGCTTGTTTTAAATAAAAAATGTAGAAAATATAATAGTGATTTTTCAGAGATTGAGGATGAATGTTTACGATTAACTGATTATGGAGTCAATGTTAGATACCCTTTTCACTTTGAATTAACTTTGGAGGATGTGGAATTAGCTATAAAAGACGCTATTACTATTAAAGAATTTATCTTAGATAAAGTAGAATAA
- a CDS encoding glycosyltransferase has protein sequence MKIKILTVGTRGDVQPFVALGKRLIQYGYEVTICTGENFKTFVESNEVGFFPIRINYLELTQSKEGKRMMSGNVIEIFKNMKKLIYPMMEQMLEDLWEGSKDADVLIYHPKAFGGYDIAEALGIPVFMAHPIPVIAPTSLFTNPALPFSFNIGLINKMSFKVNRLFMISFFKIINKWRREKLGLATKRSIFTNDLVLNGKSIPILYGCSPSVIPYDENWKENVSMSGFWFLEEKGWKPPNELLNFLEDGSPPIAISFSSMPLKNPDRVKEMLIEALEKTGQRGVFISGWSGMNNCDSNSHTFTVDSIPHTWLFPRIIGVIHHGGAGTIAAALRAGKPMIICPFSADQPFWAERMRRIDVATTPLKERDMSVETFINRIYELLRNNTLSDNASDIAIKINKEKGIEDTIKFIEEKIKQ, from the coding sequence ATGAAAATAAAAATACTGACTGTTGGCACAAGAGGAGATGTTCAACCCTTTGTAGCACTAGGGAAGAGGCTAATTCAATATGGTTATGAGGTAACCATCTGTACTGGTGAGAATTTTAAGACATTTGTAGAAAGTAATGAAGTAGGATTTTTTCCAATTAGAATTAACTATCTTGAATTAACTCAATCTAAAGAAGGTAAAAGAATGATGAGTGGTAATGTAATAGAAATATTTAAAAATATGAAAAAGTTAATTTATCCAATGATGGAGCAAATGTTAGAAGATTTATGGGAAGGTTCTAAAGATGCGGATGTATTAATTTATCATCCAAAAGCATTTGGTGGATATGATATTGCTGAAGCCTTAGGTATACCCGTTTTTATGGCTCACCCTATTCCTGTTATTGCTCCTACTTCTTTATTTACTAATCCAGCTCTACCTTTTTCGTTTAATATTGGATTAATAAATAAAATGAGCTTTAAAGTAAACCGTTTATTTATGATTAGTTTCTTTAAAATTATTAATAAGTGGCGTAGAGAAAAACTTGGGTTAGCAACTAAACGATCTATATTTACTAATGACTTAGTTCTTAATGGAAAGTCTATACCAATATTATATGGTTGTAGTCCCAGTGTAATTCCATATGATGAAAATTGGAAAGAAAACGTTTCAATGTCAGGCTTCTGGTTTTTAGAAGAAAAGGGTTGGAAACCTCCTAATGAATTATTAAACTTCTTAGAAGATGGTTCACCTCCAATTGCAATAAGTTTTAGCAGTATGCCATTAAAAAATCCTGATCGAGTTAAAGAAATGCTTATAGAGGCATTAGAGAAAACGGGTCAACGTGGGGTATTTATTTCAGGTTGGAGTGGGATGAATAATTGTGATTCTAATTCACATACTTTTACAGTTGATTCTATACCTCACACATGGCTGTTTCCAAGAATAATAGGAGTTATTCATCATGGTGGAGCTGGTACGATTGCTGCTGCATTAAGAGCTGGTAAACCAATGATTATTTGTCCATTTTCTGCTGATCAACCTTTTTGGGCGGAACGAATGAGGCGGATTGATGTTGCAACAACGCCACTTAAGGAAAGGGATATGTCTGTAGAAACATTTATAAACAGAATATATGAACTTCTTAGGAATAATACACTAAGTGATAATGCTTCAGATATTGCTATTAAAATTAATAAAGAAAAAGGTATAGAAGATACTATAAAGTTTATAGAAGAAAAAATCAAGCAATAG
- a CDS encoding M48 family metallopeptidase encodes MEIIEFGNSTIEYEVIKSSRKTIGFEVNPEKGVLIRSPKNLSSHQIKEMVKKKAGWILEKQEKLNEVKSKPVPKEFMSGEKLPYLGRRYRLKVTTKDIQGVSLRLYQGKFQIEVSNKITKEDRRELIHQEVINWYKKHAATKLEERVNKYKKQVGKEPAKIKIKEQKKRWGSCSSLGNLNFNWKIIMAPMSVVDYIVVHELAHLKYPNHSKDFWDLVGTIIPNYKEKQEWLRINGKQLNI; translated from the coding sequence GTGGAAATTATTGAATTTGGTAATAGCACAATAGAATATGAAGTAATTAAAAGTAGTAGGAAAACAATTGGGTTTGAAGTTAATCCAGAAAAAGGGGTACTCATTAGGTCACCAAAGAACTTATCATCACACCAGATAAAAGAGATGGTTAAGAAAAAAGCAGGATGGATTTTAGAGAAACAAGAAAAGTTAAATGAAGTCAAGTCTAAGCCAGTTCCTAAGGAATTTATGAGTGGAGAAAAATTACCGTATTTAGGTAGAAGATATAGGTTGAAGGTTACTACTAAAGATATCCAAGGGGTATCATTAAGACTATATCAAGGTAAGTTTCAGATAGAAGTTAGTAATAAAATCACTAAAGAAGATAGAAGAGAATTAATCCATCAAGAGGTAATTAATTGGTATAAAAAACATGCAGCTACTAAATTAGAAGAAAGAGTTAATAAATACAAGAAGCAAGTAGGTAAAGAACCTGCTAAAATTAAGATTAAGGAACAGAAGAAACGTTGGGGGAGTTGTAGTAGTCTAGGTAATCTCAATTTTAATTGGAAGATTATCATGGCTCCAATGTCTGTAGTAGATTACATAGTAGTTCATGAATTAGCACATTTAAAGTACCCAAATCATTCTAAGGATTTTTGGGATTTAGTAGGAACGATAATACCGAATTATAAGGAAAAGCAAGAATGGTTAAGGATTAATGGGAAACAGTTAAATATATAA
- a CDS encoding methyl-accepting chemotaxis protein, with the protein MSGNKINIKNYIKFGITIKFVLICTVASLLTPTIITYLNKIFSFNKLIAIQGVANTVVLAITVAIFTYFLIVKRLKTLINITQKISEGDLSTNKIEIDSKDELGLLATSINKIIRNLGGLLDDIQDTTVKNSSIAEDLTEMAEISSSMNEEQAASTEELSATFEEITSMSQETSANNDRLTESADNVANEATTGLEMLENTSDKVENASITIQNLYGNIKELNDAIKKVTEFTNVITDISDQTNLLALNAAIEAARAGKHGSGFAIVAEEIRELAEKSAESAEEIKMTVIDTQKQSQETLNKVEKSVKEIDSSKELILTTEEKVNNIVDNVEGIAERIDDISIATEEVANSVEQGTSSMQQVTSAMQEQASTAEKTASLADQLNEISENIKKDLVKQIDV; encoded by the coding sequence TTGTCAGGAAACAAAATAAACATTAAAAATTATATTAAATTTGGAATAACTATAAAATTTGTACTGATCTGTACTGTAGCTTCTTTATTAACACCTACTATTATTACTTATTTAAATAAAATATTTAGTTTTAATAAATTAATTGCTATACAAGGGGTAGCTAATACAGTTGTTTTAGCAATTACTGTGGCTATTTTTACGTATTTCTTAATAGTAAAGCGGTTAAAGACGCTCATAAATATTACTCAGAAAATAAGTGAAGGAGACTTGTCGACAAATAAAATTGAAATTGATAGTAAAGATGAATTAGGACTCCTAGCTACTTCTATTAATAAAATTATTCGTAACTTAGGTGGATTACTTGATGATATCCAAGATACTACAGTTAAAAATTCAAGTATTGCTGAAGATTTAACTGAAATGGCTGAAATATCTAGTAGTATGAATGAAGAACAGGCAGCTAGTACTGAAGAATTAAGTGCTACTTTTGAAGAAATAACTAGTATGTCACAAGAGACTTCTGCTAATAATGATAGATTAACAGAATCAGCAGATAATGTTGCTAATGAAGCAACAACGGGCTTAGAGATGTTAGAGAATACATCTGATAAAGTAGAAAATGCTTCAATAACGATCCAAAATTTATATGGTAATATAAAGGAATTGAATGATGCTATTAAAAAAGTTACAGAATTTACAAATGTAATTACTGATATATCAGATCAAACAAATCTTTTAGCCCTTAATGCTGCTATTGAAGCTGCACGAGCTGGTAAACATGGTAGTGGCTTTGCTATTGTTGCTGAGGAGATTCGTGAGCTTGCAGAAAAGTCTGCTGAGTCAGCTGAAGAAATTAAGATGACTGTTATTGATACTCAAAAACAAAGTCAAGAAACTCTAAATAAAGTAGAGAAAAGTGTAAAGGAAATTGATAGTAGTAAAGAACTAATCCTTACTACTGAAGAAAAGGTTAATAATATTGTAGATAATGTGGAAGGGATAGCAGAAAGAATAGATGATATTTCTATAGCAACAGAGGAGGTGGCAAATAGTGTAGAGCAAGGAACATCTTCTATGCAGCAAGTTACTTCAGCTATGCAAGAACAAGCAAGTACAGCTGAGAAGACTGCTAGTTTAGCTGATCAGTTAAATGAGATATCAGAAAACATTAAAAAAGATTTAGTTAAGCAAATAGATGTTTAA
- a CDS encoding ferritin-like domain-containing protein, whose amino-acid sequence MQKKEIIKKLNWFYTLEHNQVDLYTTQSKNTDNLYIKKTFARISLIEQKHVNIVADKIKELGGTPTLLGNVIGSLSGRITGKLTGKTDMINLLKLNIKLEEKAMQDYKKFISSVENNEDLSELLWSNLIDEDLHKAWFYSKIDELESF is encoded by the coding sequence TTGCAGAAAAAAGAAATTATCAAAAAATTAAATTGGTTCTATACTTTAGAGCATAATCAAGTTGACCTTTATACAACCCAAAGTAAAAACACTGATAATTTATATATTAAGAAAACTTTTGCTAGGATATCTCTTATTGAACAAAAGCATGTTAATATAGTTGCAGATAAAATAAAAGAGCTTGGTGGAACACCTACCTTATTAGGAAATGTAATTGGATCATTAAGCGGAAGAATAACTGGTAAACTTACTGGTAAAACGGATATGATTAACTTGTTAAAGTTAAACATAAAACTAGAAGAAAAAGCTATGCAAGATTATAAAAAATTTATTTCAAGTGTGGAAAACAATGAAGATTTATCTGAACTTTTATGGTCTAATTTAATAGATGAGGATTTACATAAGGCATGGTTTTACAGTAAAATTGATGAATTAGAAAGTTTTTGA
- a CDS encoding DNA alkylation repair protein, which translates to MSKGYNVNDYIEKITKAYEKQANSEYAPKMEQYMRNKFDFFGIKAQERRKATREFMRKDNRPSYNEVDIVVKKLWNLSEREYQYFANELLERYEKEFTKEIVNLFEYMITHKSWWDTIDRISKKLVGNYFKLFPKERDKYIKKWVDSDNIWLQRTTLLFQLSYKENTDVELLFDLIKQLKEIDEFFIQKAIGWSLREYSKIEPRIVRQFISKNSLSSLSRREGLKVIKKNK; encoded by the coding sequence ATGAGTAAAGGTTATAATGTAAATGATTATATAGAAAAAATAACTAAGGCTTATGAGAAACAGGCGAACTCTGAATATGCACCAAAAATGGAGCAATATATGAGAAATAAATTCGACTTTTTTGGTATTAAAGCTCAAGAAAGAAGAAAAGCTACGCGTGAATTTATGAGAAAAGATAACCGACCAAGTTATAATGAAGTTGATATTGTTGTAAAAAAGTTGTGGAATTTATCTGAAAGAGAGTACCAATATTTTGCTAATGAATTATTAGAAAGATATGAAAAAGAATTTACCAAAGAAATTGTTAATCTATTTGAATACATGATAACCCATAAATCTTGGTGGGATACAATAGATAGAATTTCTAAAAAGCTTGTAGGTAACTATTTTAAACTTTTTCCTAAGGAAAGGGATAAATACATAAAAAAGTGGGTGGACTCTGATAATATATGGCTGCAAAGAACTACCCTATTATTTCAATTAAGTTATAAAGAAAATACAGATGTTGAGCTTCTATTTGACTTGATAAAACAGTTAAAGGAAATAGATGAATTCTTTATTCAAAAGGCTATTGGTTGGTCATTAAGAGAATATTCTAAGATAGAACCAAGAATAGTGAGACAATTTATTTCTAAGAATAGCCTGTCATCATTGAGTAGAAGAGAAGGTTTAAAAGTGATTAAAAAGAACAAATAA